CGTTATCGCTTGAGGAATCATTTGCAGGGAATAACAACATGGTACCATTGAGTTCGACTCCTTTACGAATGTTTCCCAAATTATTGAAAACCTCTATCGTCCCGGCTTCGGTACCGTCTGATTTCCACAAATTATTGGATACCATGAAAAATAATTCATTGTTATGTTCTAAGAATACTGAGCTTGAGGAGCTGAATGAATTCCCAGAACCTGCCGTGATGTCTTTTACCATATTTGTGCCAGCATCTGTACCATCTGTAGTCCAAAGCTCAGTACCACTTGTATTGCTGGTTGCCGTAAAAAACACTTGACCGTTTACTATTTTAAAATGATTGGGATAGGAATTCCCTCTTGACGCGGTATTTATATTCTTCACTAGAATTGTTCCAGCGCTCGTTCCATCAGTTTTGTATAATTCATTTCCCAAGTTTGCTGGCACATTAGAAGAAAAGTATATTTCGTTGTTATGAGCAATGAATCGATCACCAAATAATGTCTTATTACTGAATTGAGATGTCCCACTTGAGGTTCCATCAGTTTTGACAAGACCGGTTTGTGTACTTAAAATGAGCTGTCCGCTTATTTCATCCATAAACTTGGGTTCTACACCATTAAAACCAGCTATTCTCAATGTTCCAGCGACGGTTCCATCAGACACATAAAGTGCGTGATTGTTCACATCATCTTTTGCGATAAAGAATAGTTGACCTAATGCAACTTTTGCATTCAACCGGTAATTGATGCCGTCATCAATACCAGCAACAAATTCCATGAATAGTTGGGTTCCAGCTGTAGAGCCATCAGTTACCCAAAGTTCATTACCGTGTATTCCATCGTCGGCTGAAAAGAATACTTGCTGACCAAATACAATTTTACCATTGGGATTGCTGTCATTATTTCCTTGGTTGATATCTTCCATAAGCTGTGCTTGCCCACAGCACAGCACCGTCCACACAAGGCATATAGACGATAAAATTAAATTTCTCATAATTGTGATGATTTGAATTAAATCAGGTGTGAACCTGATACTAAATGATTGTCTGTAAATGGCTTATTTAATCTCGCCATTTTCCTCTGCCGCATCTAGTAAAATGGCAATTTTCCCTCCTTTGCCTTTGGCAATAGCATGAACCACCTGCTCTCCAGTTTCATCATCTGTATAGATCTTAAAAGACTTGATTTTATATTCCCTGTCAGCGTAAGAATCATCCATGATATTTTCTGCTCTGTACTTTTCAGACACCACCTTATTTTGTAATCCCATGCTTACAGAGGTTGTCAAAAGTTCATCATTTGCAATGTTCTTAGTGGTTTTGATGGCATTGCTTACACCTTGAAGATTACTCGTATTCATATTCTTGACGTCTTTGAGGTTTTTTGCCGTTTTCATGATATTCCCAAAAGACATGCTCGATTTGAACTTGTACACATAAACGTATCCGTCCTCACTCGATGGTTGATCTAAAATGATGACTCCGTTTTTTTCGTAGATGCGACCCGATTTAGAAGTGACTGGATCCTTGCTGCTTTTTCCTTTTATCTGTGCACTAGCAAGTGCAGTTGTAAAAACAAAAATGAATAGTAATAGATTTTTCATGACTAAGTGTTTAGAGTTAGATTGTTTTAAATTGTAAACAGCTGATTTACAATCCAAAATTAGCTTCACTAAACAGCTCTTGAAATAGGGGAATTACCTGATACGCATAGGGTTATTACCCTATTTTAAGGTTATCGGTTAGAATTTAAAGTGGAAAAACAAAAAGTAAAACTATCGATACAGCGTTTTAAGCTCGTATAATTCCATAGGATTTTGTGTAAGCTGGTTGAAATTTACGCTTTCGCGAAAGCGTACATTCCATAAACACCTACAAACTTGACAGTAAAAGTTCCTTTAAAAGAAATGCACTCACCACGCCACTACTGGACGCCTACATAAAAATTAGGGTTTACCTCAACTTTTTCAATGAGTTGATCCAAGGAAAAAACCTGCTCTTCTTCTTGAGGTTGTAACATGTGTAGCGTCCCATTTATGGCAACCTGCAGAGGCATGGAAAATCCTGTCACGACATTATCATAGTGATAGTAGAGTTTACCATCCTTGATTTCATACTTGAATAGAGGAATATCAGTAGTGCGTAAGTATTGATCAAAAATCGGTTTCAGATCTAGATCGATATTTTTATTTAAATAATCTTCGATTTCTTGGGTTGTGACCGTCCTATGGTAAAAAGTCTCATTCATGCCTCGCAAAATGGATCGCCATTTCTCATCATTACTAACTATCTGACGCAGGGTGTGTAAAAGGTTTGCTCCTTTATAATACATATCACCACTTCCCTCATTATTGACTCCGTACACACCTATCAGCGGTCGATCGTTTTGGATGGACCTGCGTGTTCCGATAACATAAGCATTTGCGGCGTCAGTACCGTAATGGTAATCGAGAAAGAGACTCTCTGAATAAGCAGTAAAACCCTCGTGGATCCACATATCTGCGATGTCCTTATTAGTTATATTATTTGCAAACCACTCGTGACCCGCCTCGTGAATGATAATAAAGTCAAATTTTAATCCCCAGCCCGTTCGTGACAAGTCTTGTCCTAAATATCCTTTGACGTATTTATTTCCGTAAGTCACGCTGCTCTGGTGCTCCATACCTAAATAAGGTACTTCAACCAGCTTGAAACTGTCTTCATAAAAAGGATAAGGCCCGAACCAATGCTCAAAAGCTTTCATCATTTTAGGAGCGTCCTTAAAATGCTCTTTTGCCTTTTCCAGATTATCTTTCAAAACCCAGTAATCCATGTCCAAATCTCCCTTCTCACCATCATAAACTTCACTGAAATTAACGTAGTCACCTATGTTTAAGTTGACACCATAATTATTTATGGGGTTTTTCACTTGCCAGGTGTAAGCAGTTTTGCCTCCTTTATTCTTTTCTTTTATCAATCGGCCGTTTGACACGCAAATCAGATCTTCAGGAACCGTTGCCGTAATGGTCATTCCCTCAGGTTCTTGATACATATGGTCTTTACAAGGCCACCACACGCTCGCACCCAATCCCTGGTTTGAAGTTGCGATGAAGTGTTTACCGTTTTTATCTTTTTTCCATGAGAAACCTCCGTCCCAGGGCGCGTTGCGTGCCTCACGCGGCTCGCCTTCAAAATGAACGACTACCTCGTACTCCTTCCCTGTTTTTTGGTTATTGATCAATTTGATAAAATGAGTATTTCCCTCATCAGTTACCAGTAAGTTTTTACCGTTTTGCGTCACCTTAGTGATTTTCATAGGCGCTTGAAGATCCACTTGCATGAGCTGGTAGGGCTCATTTACCGTGTATGTTATGGTATTTTGCCCCTTAATAAATTTGCGGTCTGGAAAAACCTCAACTTCAAGATCGTAATATTTGAGATCCCACCAGGCCCGCTCTTGAGTAATGGAGCCGCGCAACGTGTCTTGTCTTGTAAATTGATTTTTATCTTGTAATAGCTGAGCGCTTACCTGTTGTATCCCCATCAACAAAATTATTGCTACTATGATCTTAATATTTTTCATTTCTTCTGGTACTGATTTTTTACGGTTTGTGCCGCCTCCTTATTCTGCACGTTAAATAACTTTTCAAAGCCTCGATCGCCTTCTAGGAACTCTCCCGGAAAGTGCTTCCACAAAAATCCACCGGCCAGCCAGTCTTCTTCCCACAAGTTGCGATACAATCCTTCTAACAACATTTTTTGTGCCCTTTCATTGACCTGCAAAGAATCGGTAGCACTTTTCCAGGGTTCACGACCGGCATAATCTGCACTGGTGTAACCATATTCTGTGAGTAGGATGGGTTTGTTACGCTTTCGCGAAAGCGTACCCATTTCAAGCTTCCACTTTTTCCAACCCGTGTCGATCGATTCTACGGTAGGTGTTTTTTCATATGATACTGGGAAATAAGCGTCTACACCTATATAATCTAAGGCATCCAAAAACGGAACCTGATCGTAAGTATCCCAGTTGCCCGCATAAGTCAATTTGCCTTTGTAAACGGATCGTACCTCCTGAATCAAGGATCGCCAGTAATGGGGCCGCTCTTGAACAAAGGCGTCTAGTTCTGTCCCTATGCAGTAAATTTCGATATTTTTTTCTTGCGCAATCTGTGCATAGTACAATACATATTCTCGATGGCTTTGTTCCAGCTTTTGCCAGTCTTCTTCACTTTGCATTTTCATATGACCAGTATATTCACCTCGCCAGATCCAGATATGAGGCTTAAGCATGACCTCAATGGAACCGTCATGCATCAAATCGATGGTCTCCTTTACACCTTCTTCTCGCTCGCCCCACCACTGCCGCTCGACATTATACCGTATTTGAGGGTCGTTGAGGTTGCGTATAAATCCATAAGGTATCACGGCCACATAATTAGGATGGAATTGTTTTAAATCCTGAACATCCATCGTGTCAATCGGGTTCCTTGATCCTACGAGGGAAATCCCATTAATTTTTTCAGTTTTCTGAGCACATGAAAGAAGGAATATCGGCAACAATAAAAGTGTCAAGTGTCTCTTAAGTTGAAGCCCAGCCGTAAATTTCAAGAAATGGTACTTGAAACCCTTTAGATAAATTATTGAATTAAGTCTAGTGTTTATGGCTTTTGAGTTTTGCTTGTGTTTCAAAAATAAGAATTACTAGGCCAGAACAATTATCCCAGCAAATACTTCTGATCGTCCTCTAATCGATATAAAGGGTGTTTATACAAGGTTAAAGGAATAACACCGCATAAATTGCTAGCTAATTTTTACTTAATTTGACCACATAACTTTTCTCCATGAAGCATCTCGTGATTATAGGCAACGGTATTGCTGGTGTAACGCTCGCCAGACATGTACGCAAGATGTCAGACCGTAAAATCACCATTGTTTCTAGTGAAACGGAATTCTTCTTCTCTCGTACCGCTCTTATGTACGTCTATATGGGACATATGAAATTTGAACACACGCAGCCTTATGAAAATTGGTTCTGGGCAAAAAATAAAATCGAGCTTGTTCAAGATTATGTGCACACCGTGTTACCTGAGGAAAATAAAATACAGCTCAGTTCCGGTCGAGAAATAAGGTATGACGACCTTGTACTTGCTACCGGGAGCGTTCCTAATAAATTTGGTTGGAAAGGGCAAGATCTTGAAGGTGTGCAGGGACTCGTGAGCAAACAAGATCTGGAACAACTTGAAATAACAGCGCCTAATAATAAAGTTTGCAAAAGAGCGGTCATCATAGGTGGGGGACTTATAGGCGTAGAACTTGCTGAAATGCTGCATTCACGCCACATACCCGTAACTTTTCTGGTGCGTGAAAAAGGCTTCTGGAGCGGCGTCTTACCTCAACAGGATGCACAAATGATTTCTAATCATATTATAGAACATGGAATTGATCTCAAGCATGAAGAAGAGCTCGACGAAATCATAGATGATGGATACGGAAAAGTCAAAGGTATAAAGACTAAAAAAGGTGAAGTGATTGAATGCGACATGGTCGGTTTATGTGCGGGTGTACGACCGAGAATAGAATTTCTTCAAAATTCAGGCATAAATCTCAACAGAGGTATTTTAGTAGATCGACATTTGAAAACCAACTTTAAAAATGTTTACGCCATAGGCGATTGCGCCGAGCAACTCGAGCCTGTGGGCGAGCGCAAGGCCACCGAAGCAGTCTGGTACACTGGTCGAATGATGGGGGAAACTCTTGCACAAACACTCTGTGGCAAACCCACAAAGTGGAATCCAGGACACTGGTTCAATAGTGCAAAATTTATGGACATAGAATACCAGACTTACGGTTGGGTCTGGAACAAGCCTAAAGAAGATCATGCACATTACCACTGGCAAGATGTAGATCAAAAATGCGGCATCACGGTAGAGTACCGTATAAGTGATCGTGAATTTATCGGTATCAATGCTTTTGGCATAAGGATGCAACATGAGGTATTCAACCAGTGGCTGGACGAGAATAAAACAGTTGATCACGTGATCGAGCATCTCAATAAGGCCTGTTTCAATCCCGAATTCTACAAACGTCCATTTCAGGAGATCAAAAACGATTTCAAAAAGAATCAAAAATCCCTAAGTATTTAGATCATGAGCACCTATCAAAGAAACATGTCCCTTACCGGTGAGCCGCCCAAAGCACTGTCCCGCATTGAAAAAATCGCAAGTGCAGTAGGTTTATCCGGACTTCTTATCATGGTATTGGCGCTTTTCAATGTTGACTTGGGCTGGCGTGAGTTTTGGCTCACGCTGTCCATTGCGATGATTTTTGTGGGTGTTCTCGCTTTCGCGAAAGCGCAATACGGAAACAAAACCGCTGGTATCAAAAATGACGGCGTCTGGTTCAAGAGTATTTCCAGTCGCGGTTTATGGGGATGGTCACTCGCTATTCTCCTCATGGGATTCTACGTGGTACTTTACTTCTTTGCGGATTTACTGGGACAAGGGAACGACGGTGCCTCTAATACGGGTCTAGTTGCTTTATTTGATCCGCTTTCTTATACTTTAAAAGGAAAAGCTGCTAGTCAGTGGTTTGTATATGGCGTACTGTACACGATCGCTATTCTAGCATTTGGAGCCAAGTTCATTTGGAAATACAGACATAATAGATATGAGGTAATCCGTACGATTAGTGTGATGTTTTTCCAGACTGCCTTTGCCTTTTTGATTCCAGAAATCATGGCGGGACTCAATGGCGACCTGCCCTACTACGATCTAAAAAACATTTGGCCACTTAATTATTACTTTTTTGATCAATACAATGTCGACGGTTTATTAGCAAACGGTAATCTGGGACTTACCATGTTGCTCTGGGGGATTGCTTCCATATTGGTAATAACTCCCATTTTGACCTTCAAGTATGGTAAGCGCTGGTATTGCAGCTGGGTGTGCGGCTGTGGAGGACTCGCCGAGACTGCCGGAGATTCCTTCCGTCACCTTTCTGACAAATCTCAAAAAGCGTGGATAATAGAGCGGTGGCTAGTGCATAGTGTTCTTGTATTTGCTGTGATCATGACCACAGGAGTGATCCACTCCTATCTAGGTGATGGCTCTGAATATTGGCTCAATCGGGATACTTTCTTAATGGGAGTAGCAGGTTTGTTGACGGTAATTTTTGCATTAATCTGGATCTTCAGAAGGGATCAACTTAAAGAAGATGCGCGATATGGTGCCATTGGATTTTTTGTGTTGATTATAGCCTTTATCGCGATACATTATATGGGACAATCCCAAAACCTGTTTTTCTTCAAACATGGAGCTGTACGATCTGCGTATGGTTTTTTGATAGGCTCCATTTTCTCAGGTGTGATAGGCACAGGTTTTTACCCGATTATGGGAAGTCGTGTGTGGTGTAGGTTCGGTTGTCCTATGGCAGCCATATTAGGTTTACAACAACGACTGTTCTCAAAATTCAGAATCACAACCAACGGTGGTCAATGTATCTCATGTGGAAATTGTTCAACGTACTGTGAAATGGGAATCGATGTGCGAGCCTATGCCCAAAAAGGTGAGAATATCGTTCGTGCAAGTTGTGTGGGCTGTGGAATTTGTAGTGCGGTATGTCCGCGTGGTGTCCTCAAATTAGAAAATGGATCCTTGGAGGGTAGAATTAATAGTCAGTCCGTACTCTTAGGTCAAGATCCAGATTTGATGGAGTTGCTGAATAATCAAAACCAGTACTCCTGAAGATATTAGTTACATATACCACAATAGAAATCACTCGCAGTCAATTGTCTTACTTCATGAGGTTCTAGGACAAGAAATTCGTTGTTATACACATTTAAACGGATTAAACACATCTAGCTTTCAGGATATTAAGTAAATACCAACTATAAAGCTAGGATAAAGGTTTAACTTTGCGTGTTAAACTTTTGACCAATGAAAAAATTAGTACTAGCAGTATTTTTACTTGTAGCCGTATTTTCTCAAGCTCAAGTAGGTATAAACACAGAGGATCCAAGAGCATTACTTGATATAAAAGCGGCCAATGAAGTGGTGGCTACGAATACCCCAGGGGTTATGGTGGTAGGAGATGGACTTCTGGTATCTCGTGTAAGTACACTGCTAGTTGACGGTGATTTCCCGATTGAAGGTGTTGTGGTTTACTTGACCAGTAGTTTTGAAGATACCTCTCAAGCCCCTAGTGTTACTTATGAACCTGGATTTTATGTTTCTTATAGTGGGAGGTGGGAAACATTTGGCACTGGAGGAGATTCTGGCGAATTAAAAGAGTTTACAGAGGGGATCACTAAAGGTTATCGCTTGGCCGACTCAGATCCTGCAAATCATGGAGATGTGGGATTATTTGCAACCGACTTGAGTTTTCAACAATCAGCCTCTACTTCTCGCGGCGCAACAGGAGATGCTTCATTCGTAGCCAATGTTGACAATACTGCAAGTGGCACAGCTTCT
This genomic interval from Nonlabens spongiae contains the following:
- a CDS encoding M1 family metallopeptidase — protein: MKNIKIIVAIILLMGIQQVSAQLLQDKNQFTRQDTLRGSITQERAWWDLKYYDLEVEVFPDRKFIKGQNTITYTVNEPYQLMQVDLQAPMKITKVTQNGKNLLVTDEGNTHFIKLINNQKTGKEYEVVVHFEGEPREARNAPWDGGFSWKKDKNGKHFIATSNQGLGASVWWPCKDHMYQEPEGMTITATVPEDLICVSNGRLIKEKNKGGKTAYTWQVKNPINNYGVNLNIGDYVNFSEVYDGEKGDLDMDYWVLKDNLEKAKEHFKDAPKMMKAFEHWFGPYPFYEDSFKLVEVPYLGMEHQSSVTYGNKYVKGYLGQDLSRTGWGLKFDFIIIHEAGHEWFANNITNKDIADMWIHEGFTAYSESLFLDYHYGTDAANAYVIGTRRSIQNDRPLIGVYGVNNEGSGDMYYKGANLLHTLRQIVSNDEKWRSILRGMNETFYHRTVTTQEIEDYLNKNIDLDLKPIFDQYLRTTDIPLFKYEIKDGKLYYHYDNVVTGFSMPLQVAINGTLHMLQPQEEEQVFSLDQLIEKVEVNPNFYVGVQ
- a CDS encoding glycoside hydrolase family 113; amino-acid sequence: MKFTAGLQLKRHLTLLLLPIFLLSCAQKTEKINGISLVGSRNPIDTMDVQDLKQFHPNYVAVIPYGFIRNLNDPQIRYNVERQWWGEREEGVKETIDLMHDGSIEVMLKPHIWIWRGEYTGHMKMQSEEDWQKLEQSHREYVLYYAQIAQEKNIEIYCIGTELDAFVQERPHYWRSLIQEVRSVYKGKLTYAGNWDTYDQVPFLDALDYIGVDAYFPVSYEKTPTVESIDTGWKKWKLEMGTLSRKRNKPILLTEYGYTSADYAGREPWKSATDSLQVNERAQKMLLEGLYRNLWEEDWLAGGFLWKHFPGEFLEGDRGFEKLFNVQNKEAAQTVKNQYQKK
- a CDS encoding NAD(P)/FAD-dependent oxidoreductase, yielding MKHLVIIGNGIAGVTLARHVRKMSDRKITIVSSETEFFFSRTALMYVYMGHMKFEHTQPYENWFWAKNKIELVQDYVHTVLPEENKIQLSSGREIRYDDLVLATGSVPNKFGWKGQDLEGVQGLVSKQDLEQLEITAPNNKVCKRAVIIGGGLIGVELAEMLHSRHIPVTFLVREKGFWSGVLPQQDAQMISNHIIEHGIDLKHEEELDEIIDDGYGKVKGIKTKKGEVIECDMVGLCAGVRPRIEFLQNSGINLNRGILVDRHLKTNFKNVYAIGDCAEQLEPVGERKATEAVWYTGRMMGETLAQTLCGKPTKWNPGHWFNSAKFMDIEYQTYGWVWNKPKEDHAHYHWQDVDQKCGITVEYRISDREFIGINAFGIRMQHEVFNQWLDENKTVDHVIEHLNKACFNPEFYKRPFQEIKNDFKKNQKSLSI
- a CDS encoding 4Fe-4S dicluster domain-containing protein; the encoded protein is MSTYQRNMSLTGEPPKALSRIEKIASAVGLSGLLIMVLALFNVDLGWREFWLTLSIAMIFVGVLAFAKAQYGNKTAGIKNDGVWFKSISSRGLWGWSLAILLMGFYVVLYFFADLLGQGNDGASNTGLVALFDPLSYTLKGKAASQWFVYGVLYTIAILAFGAKFIWKYRHNRYEVIRTISVMFFQTAFAFLIPEIMAGLNGDLPYYDLKNIWPLNYYFFDQYNVDGLLANGNLGLTMLLWGIASILVITPILTFKYGKRWYCSWVCGCGGLAETAGDSFRHLSDKSQKAWIIERWLVHSVLVFAVIMTTGVIHSYLGDGSEYWLNRDTFLMGVAGLLTVIFALIWIFRRDQLKEDARYGAIGFFVLIIAFIAIHYMGQSQNLFFFKHGAVRSAYGFLIGSIFSGVIGTGFYPIMGSRVWCRFGCPMAAILGLQQRLFSKFRITTNGGQCISCGNCSTYCEMGIDVRAYAQKGENIVRASCVGCGICSAVCPRGVLKLENGSLEGRINSQSVLLGQDPDLMELLNNQNQYS